In one window of Electrophorus electricus isolate fEleEle1 chromosome 15, fEleEle1.pri, whole genome shotgun sequence DNA:
- the LOC113574684 gene encoding olfactory receptor 52K1-like: protein MQTHSAGNTSFTTFKFGGFHTLGEWRPLLFIPYFLMFLLSTVSNSILIYLIISQRTLHSPMYILIGLLAVVDLCLPIFFVPNMLFSFLLNWNWISLTGCLIQMFCIHYVGTFQSTLLLWMAVDRFFAICRPLYYHKHIGLCNFLKFVTVPLIRNITLISTIVCLAAKLSFCETNEINHCFCEHMALVQLACGDISINSLVGLATVFLIPTADFVFITASYIIIFASVLKSGKSNFKAINTCVTHIIVITVSLSCALIAFMSYRIRNEFSPGSRVFLSTMYLLFPSCFNPIIYGIRTKEIREQVLKFIKHMKVSSS, encoded by the coding sequence ATGCAGACTCATTCTGCAGGAAATACTTCATTCACAACTTTCAAATTCGGTGGTTTCCATACTTTGGGGGAATGGAGACCTCTTCTTTTCATTCCATATTtccttatgtttttattatctACTGTCTCAAACTCCATtcttatatatttaattatatctCAGAGGACCCTGCACTCTCCTATGTATATACTAATAGGCCTTTTGGCTGTTGTTGACTTGTGTTTGCCAATATTTTTTGTACCAAATATGCTGTTTAGCTTTTTACTTAACTGGAACTGGATTTCTCTCACAGGCTgtttaatacaaatgttttgcattcatTATGTTGGTACATTTCAGTCTACTCTTCTGTTGTGGATGGCGGTGGATCGATTCTTTGCTATATGTAGACCTCTTTATTATCACAAACATATAGGACTCTGTAACTTCCTTAAGTTTGTTACAGTGCCACTTATTAGAAATATAACTTTAATTAGTACAATTGTCTGTTTGGCTGCAAAATTGTCTTTCTGTgagacaaatgaaataaatcacTGTTTTTGTGAGCATATGGCATTGGTTCAGCTGGCATGTGGAGATATTTCTATTAACAGCTTAGTAGGACTTGCAACGGTTTTTCTAATACCAACTgcagattttgttttcattactgCATCTTACATAATCATATTTGCTTCAGTCTTGAAATCTGGAAAATCTAATTTCAAGGCTATTAACACTTGTGTTACACATATAATTGTCATAACAGTTAGTTTGTCTTGTGCCTTAATTGCTTTTATGTCATACAGAATAAGAAATGAGTTCTCTCCAGGAAGCCGAGTTTTCCTGAGTACAATGTACTTACTTTTTCCAAGCTGTTTTAATCCAATTATTTATGGAATAAGAACTAAAGAAATACGAGAACAGGTACTAAAATTTATTAAGCATATGAAGGTATCGTCAAGTTAA